The following proteins are co-located in the Gossypium hirsutum isolate 1008001.06 chromosome A02, Gossypium_hirsutum_v2.1, whole genome shotgun sequence genome:
- the LOC107952589 gene encoding uncharacterized protein isoform X1, with the protein MALPFLQTANQISNVRALKVTAEPPSNLVADHEQKRCDQRPKVCMAWRNRLWAWRPLWSMEAGRKLLMSALGSKLGFRGFFLGHLGRILLGLVILDFGLGYYGHWTLILVFVFWFILFFGFCMGQGKNGPLQIEIN; encoded by the exons atGGCACTGCCATTTTTGCAAACAGCAAATCAAATCTCTAATGTTAGGGCTCTCAAAGTCACTGCTGAACCACCATCAAACTTGGTGGCCGACCATGAGCAAAAGAGATGCGATCAAAGGCCAAAG GTGTGCATGGCGTGGAGAAACCGTTTGTGGGCGTGGAGGCCGTTGTGGAGCATGGAGGCTGGGCGGAAGCTGCTGATGTCTGCACTAGGCAGCAAgctagggtttaggggtttttttTTGGGTCATTTGGGCCGTATTTTGTTGGGTCTTGTTATTTTGGATTTTGGGCTTGGGTATTATGGACATTggactttaattttggtttttgtattttggtttattttgttttttggttTTTGTATGGGCCAGGGCAAAAATGGGCCATTACAGATTGAAATAAACTAA
- the LOC107952589 gene encoding uncharacterized protein isoform X2: MALPFLQTANQISNVRALKVTAEPPSNLVADHEQKRCDQRPKFSFIAGVHGVEKPFVGVEAVVEHGGWAEAADVCTRQQARV, translated from the exons atGGCACTGCCATTTTTGCAAACAGCAAATCAAATCTCTAATGTTAGGGCTCTCAAAGTCACTGCTGAACCACCATCAAACTTGGTGGCCGACCATGAGCAAAAGAGATGCGATCAAAGGCCAAAG TTTTCGTTTATTGCAGGTGTGCATGGCGTGGAGAAACCGTTTGTGGGCGTGGAGGCCGTTGTGGAGCATGGAGGCTGGGCGGAAGCTGCTGATGTCTGCACTAGGCAGCAAgctagggtttag